Proteins encoded within one genomic window of Oncorhynchus kisutch isolate 150728-3 unplaced genomic scaffold, Okis_V2 scaffold4011, whole genome shotgun sequence:
- the LOC109881942 gene encoding zinc finger protein 135 gives MDTLYTYRLLPPTYTNTKDPEYSYRLVKLELVDCWQTPDLNIIIKQEEEEDSVLQVKEEEEEEDISLQVEEEEEEEEEDISLQVKEEEEEEDISLQVKEEEEDHTFMVKVEEEEKDKALVVKEEEEGGFTVKKEEEAIEVFIFSDGNCNQWPVSGKSPSVSEEQQQQTRPKKQPKQTQEPHHSPLYCPDCGMSFVSPGILNAHRRIHQPRIIHTTTTTGEPSHYCHDCGKTFDTARYLKKHRLVHTAERTHHCSQCDRSFLRLQHLKEHQRTHSGEKPHYCSACGKGFTKVRLLRTHQRLHAVEGADVVRDVSETGMKEGSGVVMSAMGRKRALRVLAGVDYYYCSECGKSFSSAAYLKVHQKAHTGDKPYQCAHCKKSFSTSWGLKVHRQNRSGEKPYQCADCGKRFSDLRSHKAHRSTHTGEKPYTCPVCGKGFAWLKSLQKHQAAHSSSDGGVIEVHIE, from the exons ATGGATACTCTCTACACTTATAGATTACTACCACCCACATATACCAACACGAAGGACCCTGAATACAGTTATAGACTAGTGAAGCTCGAACTTGTAGACTGCTGGCAAACTCCAGACCTGAACATCATCATCAaacaagaggaggaagaggatagcGTTCTACAAGttaaagaagaagaggaggaagaggatatttctctgcaagttgaagaagaagaagaggaggaggaagaggatatcTCTCTACAAGttaaagaagaagaggaggaagaggatataTCTCTACAAGttaaagaagaagaggaagatcacACTTTCATGGTcaaagtagaggaagaagagaaggacAAAGCTCTTGTAGttaaagaagaagaggagggtggtTTTACAGtcaaaaaagaagaagaagctaTAGAGGTTTTTATTTTTTCTG ATGGAAACTGCAACCAGTGGCCTGTCAGTGGGAAGAGTCCCTCGGTATcagaagaacaacaacaacagacgcGACCAAAGAAACAGCCAAAACAAACCCAGGAACCCCATCACTCCCCTCTGTACTGCCCCGACTGTGGGATGAGTTTTGTCAGCCCTGGGATACTGAACGCGCACCGCAGAATCCACCAGCCCAGAATaatccacaccaccaccaccaccggtgAGCCGTCTCACTACTGCCATGACTGCGGCAAGACCTTCGACACCGCCCGCTACCTCAAAAAGCACCGCTTGGTTCACACAGCAGAGAGGACGCACCACTGTTCCCAGTGCGACCGGAGCTTCCTGAGACTCCAGCACCTCAAAGAGCACCAGAGAACCCACAGCGGAGAGAAGCCTCACTACTGCTCCGCGTGTGGGAAGGGCTTCACCAAGGTCCGACTGCTCCGGACACACCAGCGGCTGCATGCCGTGGAGGGGGCCGACGTCGTCCGGGATGTGTCGGAGACGGGGATGAAGGaaggtagtggggtggtgatgtCAGCGATGGGGCGGAAGAGAGCGCTGAGAGTTCTGGCCGGAGtggactactactactgctctgagtgtgggaagagcttctcCAGTGCGGCCTATCTTAAG GTGCATCAGAAGGCTCACACAGGAGACAAACCATACCAGTGTGCTCACTGTAAGAAATCATTCAGCACGTCGTGGGGTTTAAAGGTTCACCGGCAGAATCGCTCTGGAGAGAAGCCCTACCAGTGCGCCGACTGTGGGAAGAGGTTCTCGGACCTGCGCAGCCACAAAGCCCACCGGAGCacccacactggagagaaaccataCACATGCCCTGTCTGTGGAAAAGGCTTTGCCTGGCTAAAGAGCCTACAGAAACACCAGGCCGCACACAGCAGCAGTGATGGTGGAGTCATAGAAGTACATATAGAATAA